The Acidobacteriota bacterium genomic sequence TCGCCACCGCGATCTGCCTGGCGGCCTACGCCGTCAACGCCCTCTTCTTCGAGCTCAGCCCGGCCAACGTTTGGGGCTTGACCTACGGCATCGCGGCGGCGGTCTTGCTGGTCGCCACCGCCCTCTATTCGGCTCGCCGGCGCTTTCCGCGCTCGGTTTCCCGCTGGCGCCTCGGCAGCGCCCGCGCCTGGCTCTATGGCCACCTGTATGGCGGCACCCTCTTTCTCCTCTTGATGCTGATGCACAGCGGCTTTTCCGTCCCCGGTGGCGCCGTCACCTGGTGGCTCTGGGCGCTCAGTCTGTGGACCGTGGCCAGCGGCCTGGTCGGGCTGGCCCTGCAGCAGTGGATACCGCGAGTTCTGGGCTCAGGCCTCGAGGTCGAGGCTCTCTACGAGCGCATCCCCGATCTGGTGGCCGATCTCCGCGCCCGCGCCGATCACCTCGCCGCCGAGTGCGCCGAGCCGATCCAGGCCCTCTACGGGCAGCGCTTGGCTCCCGCCCTGGCCGGCCCGCAACCGCGGTTGCGCTACTACCTCGACATCACTGGCGGCCGGCGCGGCGCCTTGCGCGAGCTGGATCTTCTCCACCGTCTCTTGCCGCCGGACGAGCAAGACAAGCTCGCCGAGCTCACCGAGATGTACCGCACCAAGCTCCAGCTCGACGCTCAGTACACCCTGCAGAAGGGACTGCGCGGCTGGCTTTGGCTGCACGTACCGGTCTCCCTGGTGGTGTTGATCCTGCTGGTCATCCACGTGATTGCGGTTTGGTACTACTGAGGCGGACGGAGAGGCGATGACGAGGAAGGGCCAGGGCAAGCGGAAGGGGACCTTCGGCGAGGCCGGTCTGCCGGTGGCACGCAGCTACGTCGTGCGACCGGCGACCCGGCGCCGCATGCTGTGGGTGGGAGCTGCCGGCGGGTTGCTGATCGCAGCCCTCGGCGCGGTCAGCTTCCTGCGCCCCGATGGCGGCCTGGTCTCGAAGGGACCTCTGTCTTCGCACCATGCCACTCTCGAGAGCAGCTGCTCCTCCTGTCACGGCGGCTTCGCCCCGGTGGCCAACGACGCCTGCTCGGCCTGCCACGAAAAACCCGACGACGACCTCGGCCTCTATACCTTCGCGGCCCACTACGTCTATCGCTCCGATGATTTTCAGCGCGTCGTTCCGTCGCCGGACGAAGAGACCTGCATCGCCTGCCACGGCGAGCACGGCGGTCGTGACGCCGCCATCGTGCGCGCCACCGACGCCCGCTGCCAAAGCTGTCACGAGTTCTCCCCCTTCCATCGGCGCCATCCCGAGTTCGCCTTTGCCCGCGGCTCCGACGGGGAAACCGCCGATGGCGGAGCAAGGGTCGATCGCGCCCTCGCCTTCCCTCATATCCGACACGTCAACGAGCTGCTCGGCGGCGACGGCTTCGAGACCGCCGAGGCGACCTGCTTCGCCTGCCACGAGCCGCAAGCCGACGGCCGCAGCTTCCGGCCCCTCGACTTTGACCGCCACTGCGATGCCTGTCACCTCGCGAGCACCGACCGGACACCTCCCCTACCGGTAGTCCAGGCCGAAGATGGTGCCCCCGGCGTCGAAACCCTCGACGCCATTCGCCAGGCCGCACTTCCCGGTACCCGTTGGGCCGACTACCTCAACCCGGGTGAGTTTCGTCAGGTCGGTGACCGGGTGATCAAGAGTCCCCTCTACCACCGCGACCCCTGGGTGCTCCACAACCTCCGGCTCCTGCGCCAGCGGCTGATCGGCGACGGCGGACTGGCCGACCTCCTCACCGCCTCTCCGGACGTCGCTCCGGAAGAGCTCCGCACCCTCTACGAGGAAGCCATCACCACCCTCGAGCAGCAGGCCCGCGACCTACGCTCGGTGCCGGACCATGCGGTCCAGCAAGACATCGAGAAGATCGATGCGATCCTCGACGACCTGCGTCGCCGCCTGGAGGACCCCCATGTGCCGCTCGACGAAACCGGTTTCCTCCTCGCCCTGGGACCGCCGGGCGATCGGGACGACGACGAGGTGGCTCGAATCCGAACCGTTGCCGATGCCCTGACCCAGCCCTGTCAGCAATGCCACACGGTGCGCGACGCCACCATCGTGCGGGTCGAGAACGACCTGCGGACGCTGCGGCGGGCGGAGTTCGACCATCGCGCCCACACGCTGCAGCGTTCCTGCCTCGACTGCCACCGGGAGATTCCGATCGCCGAGTTCGCCGGTTCGAGCGCCGAGGTACCGGCAGAGCTCGACAACTCGCAGATCCACAATCTGCCGCGGGTCGCCTCCTGCGCCGAATGTCACAACCAGGAGCTGGCGGTCGAGGGCTGTGTCCAGTGCCATCTCTTCCACCCGGACACCAGCCGCCGAGCCGCCAGCTCGGAGGTCCATTTCCCGGAGACTCCCAATGCAGGCTAGTTTCCCGTGCGGCGCATTCTCGACCGACTCCCCAGGCCGTTGGCAGCGTCGCCACCCGGCAAAAAGCCTCGACAGGAGCTGCCTCGCGGCGCCTTGCCAAAAGCCCGATGGAGTCGGCCCGATCGACCACCCTCTCTGCGCGCGGGACACGACACCATGACCGCTCGCACGGCTCGCTTGCTGCTGCGCGAAGGCGCCCGCGACGCCCATCGCTTCGATTTTACCGGCGAAGCCACGCTCGGGCGTGACCCGGCGAGCACCGTGACCCTCGAGAGTCACGAGGTCTCCGGCCGTCACGCCCGCATCCACTGGGACGAAGACCTCGGCCACTACCTGATCGACGACCTCGACAGCCTCAACGGCACCGAGCTCGACGGCGAACCGGTACGCACCACCATGAAGCTCGACCGCCTCCACGTCATCACCCTCGGCGGCGCCATCGAGCTGATCTTCCAGGGACCGGACCTGTGTGCGCCGGCGCCACCGGCCGCCGACCACGACGCCACCACCAGTCATTCGGACACGCTCTTGGGAGTCCCCCCGATGGCCTTGCCGGGCAGCCTGGGCGCAGCGCCCCCCTTCCGCTCCAGTAGCGACGACACGCGGGTCGATCAGGAAGCGGTCCAGGTTCTCCCAACCGCCTTCGGCAGCGCGCCGCCACCGGCCCAGTGGCGCCTCCAAGTGGCCGACCATGGCCCGGCCGAAGGCTTTCCGCTCCGTCCAGGGCGCAATCGCGTCGGGCGCATCCCGGAATCGGAAGTCCTCCTCGACGGCGCCAGCATCTCGCGCCTCCACGCCGTACTGACGGTTCATCGCGGGCGGCTGTCGGTGCGGGACGCCGGCAGCCGCAACCGCACCTGGCTCGGGGACAGAGCAATCCAAGGCGAAGTCGAGGTGCAACCGGGCACCGAGCTGCGCTTCGGCAACGTCACCGCGACGGTGATTCGCCGGGCTCCGGCGACCGACTCGGGAGAGTCATCATGAGCACCCGATCCGAAACCCTCGATCTGCTGGTCGTCGGCGGTGGCCCAGGGGGTACGGCGGCGGCATTCCGCGCCGCCGAGCACGGCCTGCGAGTCCTGGTGATCGACTACGACGATCTGATGAAGCGGATCCGCGACTACTCCAAGGCCAAGCTCATTCTTCCCGGCTTTGGTGGCGGCGACACGATGGCTTTCCCGAAGGGCGGCGAGCTGATCTCAGCGCTGGCCTTCGACCCCATCGACAAAGACGAGATGTGCCAGCGCTGGAAGCAGCTCTATCGCGAGCACGGCGTCGCCAGCCGCACCGGCATCGAGCTCACCGACCTCGAAGCGGCGGCCGATGGCGCGTGGGTAGCCCGCACCTGGGATCACGGCCAGCGCTGCGATGGCGAGATTCGCGCCCGTCAGGTCGTGCTCGCCATCGGACGCGGCGTGCCGCGCCGCTTCGACATTCCGGGCGACACCGACGGCATCTGCTTTCGGCTCGATGCCGCCGAGCGTTATCTCGGCGAGGTCGCCTGCGTCATCGGCGGCGGCACCTCGGCGGCCGAGGCGGTGATCGCCCTCTCCAACGCCAAGGCCGCCGACGGCGATCCCTCGGCGGTTTACTGGTCTTACCGCGGGGATCGCATGCCGCGGGTGTCGAAAGCCCTCGCCGAACAGTTCTTCTCGGCCTATGTCGGCAACGGCAATATCCGCTACTTCCCGAAGAGCGAGCCCGCCGGAGTGGTGGTCGCCGGCGACCGCGAGGAGTACCTGGCGATCCGTACCGACCGCCGGGTGATCTCGGGCCGTCCTCATGAGACCACCCACCTGGAGTTTCCCAAGGATCGGGTGATCGCCTGCATCGGCGAGGACATCCCCGAGACGCTGCTCTCCAATCTCGGCTCTCCACTGGTCTGCGGCGGCCCGAGGGGACGCAAGCGGATGGTGGTCAATCGCTTCCTGGAAACCTGCCAGCCGGGCATCTTCGTGGTCGGCGACCTGCTCAGCCAGGCCTACTTCGAGACCGACGACTTCGCCGGCGATCCGGCGGCCTTTCGCGAGGTCAAGCACCGCGGCAACATCAAGTCGGCGCTGCGCGATGGCGTGCTGGTGGCGGACGTCATCGAGGCTCGCCGGAGCGGTCGGGACGCCAGCGCGGTGGTGGTCGAGGACGCCCCGGAGGCGGATCGTTCGGCCGCCATCGCCGTCGCCACGACCCCGGACGGACCACCGCAGGACAGCTTCGAAGCCGACCGCGCCGTCAACGAGCACGCCGTCCTAGTGCGCCTCCTGCCGGGCGGTCTCGAGGGCGAGGAGTTCGCCCTCGGCCGCGCCGGCGTGACCACCATCGGACGCAGCGGCTGCGACGCCAGCTTCCCCAACGACACCGCCCTGTCGGCGCAACACGCTTCCATCGCCTACGGCGAGGGCGGCTTCACGCTGCGCGACGACGGCGGCGCCACCGGCCTCTTCCTGGAGCTGCCGGCAGCGGACAAACGCCAGCTCCGGGTCGGCGACCTGCTGCGCTGTGGTCAGCAGTTTCTGCGCCTCGACAGCCTCGGTGACCAACCTTCCTTCAGCCATTTCGATGGCCGCGGCCACCAGCTCGGGCACCATGCGCTCGACGCCGGCACCACCGTGGTCGGTCGCCGCGCACCGGACATCACCCTCGATCCCGAAGACCGCACCCTGTCGCGACGACATCTGGCACTGGTGGTGGAAAACGGCACCGTCCTGGCCAAAGACCTGAAGAGCGCCAACGGCTCCTTCCTGCGAGTCCGGGATGCCCTGCCGCTGCGCCACGGCGACCGCTTCCGCGCCGGTCACCAGCGCTTTATGATCAGCCTGCAGGAGGACGGCGTCCTCGCCACCGGTGGCGAAGAAACGACGGCGCCGCCGCCCAGCCCACCACCGGCGGCCGGCGGCGAGGGCCCGCAGGTGACCTTTCAAGGCCTCGGCGTGACCGTTGCCGTCACCCCTCACCAAACCCTCTGCGACGCCGCCGAGGCAGCGGGCCTGCCGATCACCGCCGAGTGCCATGCCGGGATTTGTGGCAGCGATCCGCTACGCATCGTCACCGGCCATGAGAACCTGGCGTCGGAGCCGGACGATCAAGAGATCGAAACGCTCGAGGAAATCTGTGAGCTTCAACCCGGCGAATGCCGGCTGGCGTGCAAGCTGCGGATCACCGGACCGGTGACCGTCGAAATCCTATGACCGTCTTGGCGCCCTGACCCGAGGCGATAGCGGAGAGCGAGATGTCCGATTCTCAACCCACCCTTCTGGTCGTCGACGACGAAGAGATGAATCGCGACCTGCTGTCGCGTCGACTTCAGCGCAAGGGCTACGACGTCGCCATCGCGAAGGGCGGCCAGGAAGCCCTCGACGCCGTCGCCGCCGGCGGCATCGATCTCATTCTCCTCGACATCATGATGCCCGGCATCGATGGCCTCCAGGTGTTGCGGACCCTGCGCGGCCGCTACGCCCAGAACGAGCTGCCGATCATCATGGCCACCGCCAAGGGGGAGAGCGAAGACGTCGTCCAGGCCCTCGAGCTGGGAGCCAACGACTACGTCGTCAAGCCGCTCGATTTTCCGGTCGTTCTAGCGCGGGTCCAGGCTCAGCTCCGCTCCAAGGTGAGCGCCGCCCAGGGCGACGCCAAGAGCACCGAGCCGAGCGCCGCCGAAATCAAGCCCGGCGTGGTGATGGCCGGCAAGTATCGCCTCGACAAGCTCCTCGGCTCGGGCACCTTCGGGAGCGTTTTTCGCGCCCGCCACCTCGACCTCGAGACCGACGTCGCCCTCAAGGTCTTGCGGACCGGCCTGGCCTCCGATGGCGAATCGCTGGCCCGCTTCCGCCTCGAGGGCGCCGCCGCCTGCCGTCTACGCCATCCCCATGCGGTAGCAGTACACGACTTCGCGGTCACCGAGGCCGGCGTGCCCTATCTGGTGATGGAGCTGCTCGAAGGCCGCTCCCTCGACCAAGAGCTCGCCGGTGGCCGCGTCCTGACGCCGTCCCGCAGCGCCGAGCTCCTACAGCCCATCTGCGAAGCCCTCGCCGAGGCCCACCGCGCCGGCATGGTGCACCGCGACATCAAGCCGGCGAACATCTTCCTGGCCGAGAGCCATGGCCGCGAGGTGGTCAAGGTGCTCGACTTCGGAATCGCCAAGCTGATGGGCGAGACCGTCACCTCGCAGCAGCTGACCCAAGACGGCATGCTCCTCGGAACCCCCAGCTACATGTCACCGGAGCGCCTCGAAAACCGCGACTACGATGGTCGCTCGGACGTCTACGCTGTCGGCGTGATGCTCTTCCAGATGCTCACCGGCCGGCTACCCTTCATCGCCAAGCGCGGCGACCTGATGGCGCTGGTGGTGCTGCACGTCAAGGGCGAAGCGCCGGCCCTGCGGGAGCTGCGACCGGAGCTGTCGCCCGAGCTCGAGGGGCTGGTGGCCCGCACCCTGGCCAAGGCCCCGTCGGAGCGGCCGGACGCCGCCGGCCTCGCCCGCGAGCTCGCCGACCTGGCGGCCCACGAAGACGCCGCCGAGGAACCTTCGCCTCCTCCGGCCCTGGCTCCCGGCGAGGAACAGAACACCGAAGAGCTGATCGCCAGCCTGGCTCCCACGCTGGCGGTGGACGACCCCACCGCCGGCCAGCCACGGCGCGGCGTCGGCGGCTGGTTTCGGCGCCTTTTCCGTGGCAACGGATCGGACCATTGAGCCGCCGATCTCACCGGTCTCGCCGCACGGCGAGCCGGTCTAACCGCGAGGCCCCCATGCCATGACCATCCGAGAAAAGCTCAGCCTGTCCCTCTTGGTGATCCTGGCCCTTTTCGCGGTCAACATCGCCATCTACTTCTGGGGCAATGCCAAGCGCGACCAGAGCATCCTGGAGTTGCGCGCCTCGGCGACGCGCCAGCTACGGCTGGTGGACGTCGGCCAGAAGCTCGACGAACGGCGCCAGGAGGTCGCGGTCTTCAGCAGCTTGATGATCGACGCCGACGACGCTCTGCTGGCACCGCAGCAGGCGGCCGAGGTGCAGGAGCGCATCGCCGAAGCCCGCCGGGAGGTCGAGGAGCTGGGCCGTCTGATGCGCCCCGACCAGCAAGACGGCTTCGGTGCCTTCGCCGTCGTCTTCCACCAGCTCCAGGAAAGCTGGTCGCTGTTCTACGAGCGCGCCAGCCAGCCACCGGTCGCAGCGGCCGGCGAGGCGGCCGAGCCTTCGGCGGCGCCGACCGACGCCGAGCCCAACACCGAGGGTGAAACCGCCGAGGCGACCACCCCGGACGAGGACCAGGATCTGCCGGAAACCCTCGTCCAGGCAGGTCTCTACGATCAGGTGACAGACCGCCTCGAAGCTCTGATCCTGGACGAGAAGGAGCGCGAGGATCAGGCCACCGTCAACTTCTTCGAGGTCAACCGGCTCACCCGGCGCACCACCCTGTTGTTCTTCGGCCTCTCCGCCCTGATGGCCCTCGGAGTCGCCTTCTTCTCCGGTGGCAAGCTGGTCCGTCGTCTCAAAAAGCTGCAGAGCGGCGCCGGGGAGATTGGCCGGGGCAACCTCAGTCATCGCATCCAGGTGCGTTCGCGCGACGAGCTGGCTCAGCTCGCCGGCAGCTTCAACGAGATGGCCGCCAACCTCACTGCCGCCCGCTCCACGGTCGAGGAAGCGCGCGCCGCCGCCGAGCGCGCCAACCGCGCCAAGAGCCGCTTTCTAGCCAACATGAGCCACGAGCTGCGCACCCCGATGAACGCCATCATCGGTTACAGCGAGATGCTTCTCGAGGACGCCGAGGATCTCGGCCAGGAAGAGACCATTCCGGACCTCCAGCGCATCGTCGCGGCGAGCAAGCACCTGCTCGCCCTGATCAACGACATTCTCGACCTGTCGAAGATCGAAGCCGGCAAGATGACCCTCCACCTCGAGGATTTCGCCATCGGTGCCCTGCTGGATGACGTCGTCGCCACCGTTCAGCCGCTGATCGAAAAGAACTCCAAC encodes the following:
- a CDS encoding cytochrome c3 family protein, whose amino-acid sequence is MTRKGQGKRKGTFGEAGLPVARSYVVRPATRRRMLWVGAAGGLLIAALGAVSFLRPDGGLVSKGPLSSHHATLESSCSSCHGGFAPVANDACSACHEKPDDDLGLYTFAAHYVYRSDDFQRVVPSPDEETCIACHGEHGGRDAAIVRATDARCQSCHEFSPFHRRHPEFAFARGSDGETADGGARVDRALAFPHIRHVNELLGGDGFETAEATCFACHEPQADGRSFRPLDFDRHCDACHLASTDRTPPLPVVQAEDGAPGVETLDAIRQAALPGTRWADYLNPGEFRQVGDRVIKSPLYHRDPWVLHNLRLLRQRLIGDGGLADLLTASPDVAPEELRTLYEEAITTLEQQARDLRSVPDHAVQQDIEKIDAILDDLRRRLEDPHVPLDETGFLLALGPPGDRDDDEVARIRTVADALTQPCQQCHTVRDATIVRVENDLRTLRRAEFDHRAHTLQRSCLDCHREIPIAEFAGSSAEVPAELDNSQIHNLPRVASCAECHNQELAVEGCVQCHLFHPDTSRRAASSEVHFPETPNAG
- a CDS encoding protein kinase produces the protein MSDSQPTLLVVDDEEMNRDLLSRRLQRKGYDVAIAKGGQEALDAVAAGGIDLILLDIMMPGIDGLQVLRTLRGRYAQNELPIIMATAKGESEDVVQALELGANDYVVKPLDFPVVLARVQAQLRSKVSAAQGDAKSTEPSAAEIKPGVVMAGKYRLDKLLGSGTFGSVFRARHLDLETDVALKVLRTGLASDGESLARFRLEGAAACRLRHPHAVAVHDFAVTEAGVPYLVMELLEGRSLDQELAGGRVLTPSRSAELLQPICEALAEAHRAGMVHRDIKPANIFLAESHGREVVKVLDFGIAKLMGETVTSQQLTQDGMLLGTPSYMSPERLENRDYDGRSDVYAVGVMLFQMLTGRLPFIAKRGDLMALVVLHVKGEAPALRELRPELSPELEGLVARTLAKAPSERPDAAGLARELADLAAHEDAAEEPSPPPALAPGEEQNTEELIASLAPTLAVDDPTAGQPRRGVGGWFRRLFRGNGSDH
- a CDS encoding FHA domain-containing protein, whose translation is MTARTARLLLREGARDAHRFDFTGEATLGRDPASTVTLESHEVSGRHARIHWDEDLGHYLIDDLDSLNGTELDGEPVRTTMKLDRLHVITLGGAIELIFQGPDLCAPAPPAADHDATTSHSDTLLGVPPMALPGSLGAAPPFRSSSDDTRVDQEAVQVLPTAFGSAPPPAQWRLQVADHGPAEGFPLRPGRNRVGRIPESEVLLDGASISRLHAVLTVHRGRLSVRDAGSRNRTWLGDRAIQGEVEVQPGTELRFGNVTATVIRRAPATDSGESS
- a CDS encoding FAD-dependent oxidoreductase; translated protein: MSTRSETLDLLVVGGGPGGTAAAFRAAEHGLRVLVIDYDDLMKRIRDYSKAKLILPGFGGGDTMAFPKGGELISALAFDPIDKDEMCQRWKQLYREHGVASRTGIELTDLEAAADGAWVARTWDHGQRCDGEIRARQVVLAIGRGVPRRFDIPGDTDGICFRLDAAERYLGEVACVIGGGTSAAEAVIALSNAKAADGDPSAVYWSYRGDRMPRVSKALAEQFFSAYVGNGNIRYFPKSEPAGVVVAGDREEYLAIRTDRRVISGRPHETTHLEFPKDRVIACIGEDIPETLLSNLGSPLVCGGPRGRKRMVVNRFLETCQPGIFVVGDLLSQAYFETDDFAGDPAAFREVKHRGNIKSALRDGVLVADVIEARRSGRDASAVVVEDAPEADRSAAIAVATTPDGPPQDSFEADRAVNEHAVLVRLLPGGLEGEEFALGRAGVTTIGRSGCDASFPNDTALSAQHASIAYGEGGFTLRDDGGATGLFLELPAADKRQLRVGDLLRCGQQFLRLDSLGDQPSFSHFDGRGHQLGHHALDAGTTVVGRRAPDITLDPEDRTLSRRHLALVVENGTVLAKDLKSANGSFLRVRDALPLRHGDRFRAGHQRFMISLQEDGVLATGGEETTAPPPSPPPAAGGEGPQVTFQGLGVTVAVTPHQTLCDAAEAAGLPITAECHAGICGSDPLRIVTGHENLASEPDDQEIETLEEICELQPGECRLACKLRITGPVTVEIL